In Streptomyces sp. NBC_01426, one genomic interval encodes:
- a CDS encoding carboxylate-amine ligase, with protein MIEPGNSTTSTSHTGVRAADSGGLHLMGGVPAPLTLGIEEEFLLVDARTLRVVPAAPLVLATAAGLPHELHPEGTRYQVEIATPIADSAITLRAELSALRRSLGAAARAHGCRLLAAPSPILAVEGPLHLTDDEPRQREQHRRFGALTDTLVSCGRHIHIGTLDVDTAVAVSNRVRPWLPTLIALAANSPFWGGRDTGHSSWRAMAWAGWPSAGLPPHYTSTAHFRRSVQTLLGSGAALDTKMVYWDLRPSGHWPTLEIRAPDMSSDIDSAILQAELARALVATALREIAEHVPDPPVRDDVLRLARWRAAHDGLEGFGLDPYSGTELPAADLAEALFDRVAPELAAAGDLDHAAKALAGLLRDGSGAHRQRVAYARRQDLMDVLRLVADDTEDD; from the coding sequence GTGATCGAACCTGGCAACAGCACCACGAGCACCAGTCACACCGGCGTCCGCGCCGCGGACAGCGGCGGTCTGCACCTCATGGGCGGCGTCCCGGCCCCCCTCACGCTCGGGATCGAGGAGGAGTTCCTCCTCGTCGATGCCCGCACCCTGCGCGTGGTCCCGGCCGCACCTCTCGTCCTCGCCACCGCCGCGGGGCTCCCGCACGAGCTGCACCCCGAGGGGACCCGCTACCAGGTGGAGATCGCCACCCCGATCGCGGACTCGGCGATCACGCTGCGGGCGGAGCTCAGCGCCCTGCGGCGCTCCCTCGGCGCGGCGGCCCGCGCCCACGGCTGCCGGCTGTTGGCGGCGCCCTCGCCGATCCTGGCCGTGGAGGGCCCGCTGCACCTGACCGACGACGAACCCCGCCAGCGCGAACAACACCGCCGGTTCGGCGCCCTGACCGACACCCTGGTCAGCTGCGGACGCCACATCCACATCGGCACCCTCGACGTGGACACCGCCGTGGCGGTGTCCAACCGGGTCAGACCCTGGCTGCCCACACTGATCGCGCTGGCGGCCAACTCGCCCTTCTGGGGCGGCCGTGACACCGGCCACTCCAGCTGGCGCGCGATGGCCTGGGCGGGCTGGCCCTCGGCGGGCCTGCCCCCGCACTACACGTCCACGGCCCACTTCCGACGCTCGGTACAGACCCTGCTCGGCTCCGGGGCCGCCCTGGACACCAAGATGGTCTACTGGGACCTCCGCCCGTCCGGGCACTGGCCGACGCTCGAAATCCGGGCGCCCGACATGTCCTCGGACATCGACTCGGCCATCCTCCAGGCGGAACTGGCCCGCGCCCTGGTGGCCACGGCCCTGCGCGAGATCGCCGAACACGTCCCCGACCCGCCGGTGCGGGACGACGTACTGCGCCTGGCCCGCTGGCGGGCGGCCCACGACGGCCTGGAGGGCTTCGGCCTGGACCCGTACTCCGGCACCGAACTCCCCGCGGCCGACCTGGCGGAAGCCCTGTTCGACCGGGTCGCCCCGGAACTGGCGGCGGCCGGCGACCTCGACCACGCGGCCAAGGCCCTGGCCGGCCTGTTGCGCGACGGCTCGGGCGCCCACCGCCAACGCGTGGCGTACGCCCGCCGCCAGGACCTGATGGACGTACTGCGCCTCGTGGCGGACGACACGGAGGACGACTAA
- a CDS encoding Lrp/AsnC family transcriptional regulator, with translation MDRLDREILGILQQDARISYRDLGVRVGLSANATADRVRRMRRDGVILGFTVVVDPAADTRGGLVVFIDLTLRQDVTNEEFEQRVARLPGITEVVHVTGEYDYLVRARVADAPALDALLRRLKRETGVAQSSTRIALRAANTA, from the coding sequence ATGGACCGTCTGGACAGGGAGATCCTCGGCATCCTTCAGCAGGATGCGCGGATCTCGTACCGCGACCTCGGCGTCCGCGTCGGACTCAGCGCCAACGCCACCGCCGACCGTGTGCGCCGGATGCGCCGGGACGGGGTGATCCTCGGATTCACCGTCGTGGTCGACCCGGCGGCCGACACCCGGGGCGGGTTGGTCGTCTTCATCGACCTCACCCTGCGCCAGGACGTCACCAACGAGGAGTTCGAGCAGCGGGTCGCCCGGCTGCCGGGGATCACCGAGGTCGTGCACGTCACCGGGGAGTACGACTACCTCGTGCGGGCCCGCGTCGCCGACGCGCCGGCCCTCGACGCGCTGCTGCGCCGCCTCAAGCGGGAGACCGGGGTGGCCCAGTCCAGCACCCGCATCGCCCTGCGCGCCGCGAACACTGCCTAG
- a CDS encoding MFS transporter: MTGTTSPPRPERRIFADLTPLRTSPDYRRLWVGGTISWMGQAMTALAISLQVYEITGSSFSVGLVGLFSLVPLVVFGLYGGAIADTVDRRKLGLHSSTGLAVLSVALAAAALLDYHRVWLLYTIVALQAVCGALNGPARSAMIPRLLPAEQLPAANALGSVTMTSGTMIGPVLGGLVVGWWGYQAAYLVDAVTFCAALYAMWRLPSMKPDRAEGVRGRASVLDGLRFLGTRPNIRMTFFSDMAAMVLAHPRALFPAIAGLWYGGDAKTVGLLVAAPAVGALLGGVFSGWLGRIRRHGLAILLSVAAWGLAIAVFGLTRNLWLGLFFLALAGCSDTISMVFRSTMMQAASPDEMRGRLQGVFIVVVAGGPRLGDFLAGTVADLTSPAVAITGGGLACVLVVGLLASWWRGFARYDARSPQA, from the coding sequence GTGACCGGTACGACGTCCCCTCCCCGACCCGAGCGGCGCATATTCGCCGACCTGACCCCGCTGCGCACCTCCCCGGACTACCGGCGGCTGTGGGTCGGCGGGACCATCTCCTGGATGGGCCAGGCGATGACCGCCCTGGCCATCTCCCTCCAGGTCTACGAGATCACCGGGTCGAGCTTCTCGGTGGGGCTCGTCGGGCTCTTCTCCCTCGTGCCGCTCGTGGTCTTCGGTCTCTACGGCGGCGCCATCGCGGACACCGTGGACCGGCGCAAGCTCGGCCTCCACAGCTCCACGGGACTGGCGGTCCTGTCCGTCGCGCTGGCCGCCGCCGCGCTCCTCGACTACCACCGGGTCTGGCTGCTCTACACGATCGTCGCGCTTCAGGCGGTCTGCGGGGCGCTCAACGGGCCGGCCCGGTCGGCGATGATCCCGAGGCTGCTGCCGGCCGAGCAACTCCCGGCGGCCAACGCCCTGGGCTCCGTCACGATGACCTCCGGCACGATGATCGGGCCCGTCCTGGGCGGGCTCGTCGTCGGCTGGTGGGGGTACCAGGCCGCCTACCTGGTCGACGCCGTCACCTTCTGCGCCGCCCTCTACGCGATGTGGCGGCTGCCCTCGATGAAGCCCGACCGGGCCGAAGGGGTCCGGGGCCGGGCCTCCGTGCTGGACGGGCTGCGGTTCCTCGGGACCCGGCCCAACATCCGGATGACCTTCTTCTCCGACATGGCGGCCATGGTGCTGGCCCACCCCCGGGCACTGTTCCCGGCGATCGCCGGACTCTGGTACGGCGGCGACGCCAAGACGGTCGGCCTGCTGGTGGCGGCGCCGGCCGTCGGGGCGCTGCTGGGCGGGGTGTTCTCCGGCTGGCTGGGGCGGATCAGGCGGCACGGCCTGGCCATCCTCCTGTCCGTCGCCGCCTGGGGGCTGGCCATCGCCGTCTTCGGGCTGACCCGGAACCTGTGGCTCGGGCTGTTCTTCCTCGCCCTCGCCGGCTGCTCCGACACCATCTCCATGGTGTTCCGCTCCACGATGATGCAGGCCGCCAGCCCCGACGAGATGCGGGGCCGGCTCCAGGGCGTCTTCATCGTGGTCGTCGCGGGCGGGCCCCGACTCGGGGACTTCCTCGCGGGGACGGTGGCCGACCTGACCTCGCCCGCCGTGGCGATCACGGGCGGGGGACTGGCCTGCGTCCTGGTGGTGGGTCTGCTGGCCTCGTGGTGGCGCGGGTTCGCCCGGTACGACGCCAGGTCGCCGCAGGCCTGA
- a CDS encoding carboxyl transferase domain-containing protein translates to MTRLSARAAIASLADPGSFVELPVPPRESPADGPLAWSGYDDSRARAELRTGERESVVTGTVRIGGHEATLISFEFGFLGGSLGERTGDRLEAAYSHARAHRLPLVSLIATGGSRMQEGMLALTQLQRVARQSVLTRAAGLPQITVLRDPTTGGGWATLGAGADVVLALPGAQVGFAGSRVRPADADPAAYTAEGQYAAGHVDAVVPAASLPGTVTDWLRLLAAPRSTAPVEPPAALADATPPATGWEAVGQARHPDRPRARAYLDAYFALRLPLSGDRAGGTDPGMLCGFGLREGRAVAYAAQCGTATRPAGYRTAARVIRLANRLGIPVLTLVDTPGAANDAAAEHAGAGAAIADTFAAVAGASVPVTTLLIGEGGSGGALALAAPGNTWVTPDSYFSVIAPELAAAILKRPADQAPATADQLRVRPQDLVALGVARGVVAAKP, encoded by the coding sequence GTGACCCGCCTCTCGGCCCGCGCGGCCATCGCCTCCCTCGCCGACCCCGGCAGTTTCGTCGAACTCCCCGTACCGCCGCGGGAGTCCCCGGCCGACGGCCCGCTCGCGTGGAGCGGGTACGACGACTCCCGCGCCCGCGCCGAACTGCGGACCGGCGAGCGGGAGTCCGTCGTCACCGGGACCGTCCGCATCGGCGGTCACGAGGCGACCCTGATCTCCTTCGAGTTCGGCTTCCTCGGGGGGTCGCTGGGCGAGCGCACCGGAGACCGGCTCGAAGCCGCGTACAGCCATGCTCGCGCGCACCGGCTCCCCCTGGTGTCCCTGATCGCCACCGGCGGTTCCCGGATGCAGGAGGGGATGCTCGCCCTGACCCAACTCCAGCGGGTGGCCCGGCAGTCCGTGCTGACCCGCGCCGCCGGGCTCCCGCAGATCACGGTCCTGCGGGACCCGACCACGGGCGGCGGTTGGGCGACCCTCGGGGCGGGCGCCGACGTGGTGCTCGCGCTCCCCGGGGCGCAGGTCGGCTTCGCCGGGTCCCGGGTGCGGCCTGCCGACGCGGACCCGGCGGCCTACACCGCCGAGGGGCAGTACGCGGCCGGGCACGTGGACGCCGTGGTGCCCGCGGCGTCGTTGCCGGGCACCGTGACGGACTGGCTGCGCCTGCTGGCCGCGCCCCGGTCGACCGCACCGGTCGAGCCGCCGGCGGCGCTGGCGGACGCGACGCCGCCCGCGACGGGCTGGGAAGCCGTCGGTCAGGCCCGGCATCCGGACCGGCCGCGCGCCCGGGCGTACCTCGACGCGTACTTCGCGCTGCGCCTGCCCCTGTCGGGGGACCGGGCGGGCGGCACGGATCCCGGGATGCTGTGCGGGTTCGGGCTGCGGGAGGGGCGGGCCGTCGCGTACGCCGCCCAGTGCGGCACCGCCACCCGCCCGGCGGGCTACCGGACGGCGGCCCGTGTCATCCGCCTCGCGAACCGGCTCGGGATCCCCGTGCTGACCCTGGTGGACACCCCGGGCGCGGCCAACGACGCCGCCGCCGAACACGCGGGCGCCGGCGCGGCGATCGCGGACACGTTCGCGGCGGTGGCCGGGGCCTCGGTACCGGTGACCACCCTGCTGATCGGCGAGGGCGGATCGGGCGGGGCCCTCGCCCTGGCCGCGCCGGGGAACACCTGGGTCACCCCGGACAGCTACTTCTCGGTGATCGCACCGGAGTTGGCGGCGGCCATCCTCAAACGCCCCGCCGACCAGGCCCCGGCCACCGCGGACCAGCTCCGCGTCCGCCCCCAGGACCTGGTGGCCCTGGGGGTGGCGCGCGGCGTGGTCGCGGCGAAACCCTGA
- a CDS encoding LysE family transporter has product MSELMAPAVSGAVAGLGVAVPMGAMSVLLLQEAMRHRGAAVAAAAGIAVVDLGYAALATVLGPRLASHVGPVEAWVRLASALILLVIAARGLHSARGPRLPQVTAPPTRSPAPAAPAAPAAASPAVGSGAAGPGRAAGPGRAFGRFVALTAVNPTTALYFAALTTAQGGGLRSGPTGAAFLAGVALASLLWQQFLVVLGSFAGARVSPTVRLWTFRLGHGLVAAYALKIAFPLPRT; this is encoded by the coding sequence ATGAGCGAACTGATGGCTCCCGCGGTGTCGGGGGCGGTGGCGGGCCTGGGCGTGGCGGTGCCGATGGGGGCGATGAGCGTGCTGCTGCTCCAGGAGGCGATGCGGCATCGCGGCGCGGCCGTCGCCGCGGCGGCGGGCATCGCGGTGGTGGACCTCGGTTACGCGGCGCTCGCGACGGTGCTCGGGCCCCGGCTCGCCTCCCACGTCGGGCCCGTCGAGGCCTGGGTCCGACTGGCGTCGGCCCTGATCCTGCTGGTGATCGCCGCGCGTGGGCTGCACTCCGCGCGCGGCCCCCGCCTCCCGCAGGTCACGGCCCCGCCCACGCGATCCCCGGCGCCCGCGGCACCCGCGGCACCCGCCGCCGCCTCGCCGGCGGTCGGCTCGGGGGCCGCCGGGCCGGGCAGGGCCGCCGGGCCGGGCAGGGCCTTCGGCCGGTTCGTCGCCCTGACCGCCGTGAACCCCACCACCGCGCTCTACTTCGCGGCGCTCACCACCGCCCAGGGCGGCGGTCTGCGCAGCGGCCCGACCGGAGCCGCCTTCCTCGCGGGCGTCGCCCTCGCCTCCCTGCTCTGGCAGCAGTTCCTCGTCGTCCTCGGCTCCTTCGCCGGGGCCAGGGTCTCCCCCACCGTCCGCCTGTGGACCTTCCGCCTCGGCCACGGTCTCGTCGCCGCCTACGCCCTGAAGATCGCCTTCCCCCTCCCCCGGACCTGA